The Streptomyces clavuligerus genome includes a region encoding these proteins:
- a CDS encoding NAD-dependent epimerase/dehydratase family protein yields MQRICVIGGSRYIGILLVRRLRAAGHQVTLVNRGSLPPPPGVDHVVADRNDESALAAALGSRVFDAVVDQFCYSPVQAAAAARIFRGRTRRYVMTSTIEVYNPATAALPPVPHDTLLTEGNVDPAAWPVRMDLPWGDQEFLDAHYSEGKRQAEAVLTRDAAFAFASVRAAHVLGGGARDFTGRLAHYVRHITEGTEIAVHERPLPSVYIHWTELADLLRRAATDTDFTGPVNACSDGLLDVHDLTAAIAARTGRRPRFRTVAAGQEASPYSFDRHYAMSNARARELGLPVSHTGDWLPGAITEALDESTAPAR; encoded by the coding sequence ATGCAAAGAATCTGCGTCATCGGCGGCAGTCGTTACATCGGCATACTCCTGGTCCGGCGGTTGCGGGCCGCCGGACACCAGGTCACTCTGGTCAATCGGGGCTCCCTCCCGCCGCCCCCCGGCGTCGACCATGTCGTGGCCGACCGCAACGACGAATCCGCCCTCGCCGCCGCCCTCGGCTCCCGTGTCTTCGACGCCGTCGTCGACCAGTTCTGCTACAGCCCGGTGCAGGCGGCGGCAGCCGCGCGGATCTTCCGCGGCCGTACCCGGCGCTATGTCATGACGTCCACGATCGAGGTCTACAACCCGGCGACCGCGGCACTGCCACCCGTCCCGCACGACACCCTGCTGACGGAGGGGAACGTCGACCCCGCCGCCTGGCCCGTCCGGATGGATCTGCCCTGGGGCGACCAGGAGTTCCTGGACGCGCACTACTCCGAGGGCAAGCGCCAGGCCGAGGCCGTCCTCACCCGGGACGCCGCCTTCGCCTTCGCCTCCGTGCGCGCCGCCCATGTACTCGGCGGCGGCGCAAGGGATTTCACCGGCAGACTCGCCCACTACGTCCGGCACATCACCGAGGGCACCGAGATCGCCGTGCATGAACGGCCGCTGCCCTCGGTCTACATCCACTGGACCGAGCTGGCGGACCTGCTCCGCCGGGCGGCGACCGACACCGACTTCACCGGCCCGGTGAACGCCTGCTCCGACGGCCTGCTCGATGTGCACGACCTGACGGCCGCCATCGCCGCCCGGACCGGGCGACGGCCCCGGTTCCGTACCGTCGCCGCCGGGCAGGAGGCGTCGCCCTACTCCTTCGACCGCCACTACGCCATGAGCAACGCCCGGGCGAGAGAGCTGGGTCTCCCCGTCTCCCACACCGGCGACTGGCTGCCCGGCGCGATCACCGAGGCGCTCGACGAGTCCACCGCACCGGCCCGCTGA
- a CDS encoding LysR family transcriptional regulator: protein MIDVQRLRVLRAVAEHGSFNRAAAALRLTPSAVSQQVAALERGLGTRVVDRSTRGVTLTRAGRVMVGAAESVAAELEHARRQVDQLETGRTRLAVATFTSGGRLLLPGALARLTAAHPDTVLHVREAEPEDSLPLVRRGAVDLALAYHFDGPLPGQPGGRSAVEWTPLLDDPLRVVLPVGHRLADRASLGIAELAGEPWVLGCLKTEAYLRRYAERAGFEPEVRGTTTDYFFARSLVAAGMGISLIPSIALAPRIPGVCTVPVEEPAPARHIGIATVTRRRDHPRLITLVAALRQEAAAVGTG, encoded by the coding sequence TTGATCGATGTGCAGCGGCTGCGCGTTCTGCGGGCGGTGGCGGAGCACGGCAGCTTCAACCGTGCCGCGGCGGCCCTGCGCCTCACCCCCTCCGCCGTCTCCCAGCAGGTGGCCGCGTTGGAACGGGGTCTCGGCACCCGGGTCGTGGACCGGAGCACCCGCGGGGTGACCCTCACCCGGGCCGGTCGGGTCATGGTCGGGGCGGCGGAATCGGTCGCCGCGGAACTGGAGCACGCGAGGCGGCAGGTCGACCAACTGGAGACGGGCCGGACCCGTCTCGCTGTCGCCACCTTCACCAGCGGTGGCCGACTGCTGCTGCCCGGTGCGCTCGCCCGGCTGACGGCCGCTCATCCGGACACGGTGCTCCATGTGCGGGAGGCCGAACCGGAGGACAGCCTGCCGCTGGTCCGCCGGGGCGCCGTCGACCTGGCGCTCGCCTATCACTTCGACGGCCCGCTGCCCGGGCAGCCCGGTGGGCGCTCCGCCGTGGAGTGGACCCCGCTCCTGGACGACCCGCTGCGGGTCGTCCTGCCCGTGGGGCACCGGCTGGCGGACCGCGCGTCGCTCGGCATCGCCGAACTCGCGGGCGAGCCCTGGGTGCTGGGGTGCCTCAAGACGGAGGCATATCTGCGGCGGTACGCCGAGCGCGCCGGATTCGAGCCGGAGGTCCGCGGCACGACGACCGACTACTTCTTCGCGCGCTCCCTCGTCGCCGCGGGCATGGGGATCTCCCTGATCCCCTCCATCGCCCTGGCCCCGAGGATTCCGGGGGTGTGCACGGTCCCGGTCGAGGAACCGGCCCCGGCACGGCACATCGGCATCGCGACGGTCACGCGACGCCGCGACCACCCCCGGCTCATCACCCTGGTCGCCGCGCTCCGGCAGGAGGCGGCGGCCGTCGGCACCGGGTGA